GATTCCAATGGATACCCCGCCTGCCCGCGTCATAAATTTGATAGGAAATTCACTGAAATTGAAAATTCCGTTGTAGGCCAGATTGAAAAGTTGTTTTAGGTAATACTTGGATTCTCCCGCGATACGTTCGCTGCGTTCATATTCATATCCTGTTTGTTTGAAGCCTACCCACGAGCGCATTCCGCGTAAAAAACGGCTTTCTTCGGGCATTTGATTCATTACATCCACCACACGGCGGCTGATAAGCGCAAAGTCACCGCTGTCGAGCGGGATTTGTATGTAAGAAATGGATTTCAGCAGACGGTAGAACAAAAAATATCCGCTTCGTTTGATGATGTTTTCCTTGCGCTTACGGCGAACAGCATACACCACATCGTACCCTTGCTGGTAGAGTTTATAAAAATCGGGCAGCAATTCGGGAGGGTCCTGCAGGTCACCGTCAATGACAAACACCGCTTCGGTGCCTCTGGCCGCTGCCAAGCCCGCCGTGAGCGCCAACTGGTGTCCGTGATTGCGCGATAAAAATACACAATGATACCGTTTGTCCAATAGTGCAAGTTGGCGCATCATCAGTGCCGTCGTATCGCGGCTGCCGTCGTCAACCAAGACTACCTCAAGGGTAAGCGAAAGGCTGTCCATCAGCTTACTGAGACGCTCCACCAAATGCGGAAAGGCTTCGGCTTCGTTGTATAACGGGGCAATTATGGATAGTTGAGGTTTTTCCAAAGCAAAGTATTTTTAACAATAAATAGCTAACCGCAATCAGCACGATAATCTACTTCCAGTCAATGGTTTGGGCAATCG
Above is a window of Runella slithyformis DSM 19594 DNA encoding:
- a CDS encoding glycosyltransferase family 2 protein; the protein is MEKPQLSIIAPLYNEAEAFPHLVERLSKLMDSLSLTLEVVLVDDGSRDTTALMMRQLALLDKRYHCVFLSRNHGHQLALTAGLAAARGTEAVFVIDGDLQDPPELLPDFYKLYQQGYDVVYAVRRKRKENIIKRSGYFLFYRLLKSISYIQIPLDSGDFALISRRVVDVMNQMPEESRFLRGMRSWVGFKQTGYEYERSERIAGESKYYLKQLFNLAYNGIFNFSEFPIKFMTRAGGVSIGIALIYFATVIIKRLFYADIIEGFTALLFVIILFSGVQLMALGIIGEYVLRIFFQSKGRPLYIVKEAIVEGKIEKPQNRETAKPQN